The following DNA comes from Ornithinimicrobium avium.
TGGGAACGCAGGTGCTCCACGTCACCGGCGTGGTGGAGGGTGCGGCCCGCCTCCCCCTCCACGAGCAGCGCCCCGGAGTCGTCCACGCCGACGGCGGTGCCGGTGGTCCTCCCGCCGTCCGGCCGGTGCACCACGACCGCCCGGCCGATGGTCGCGCAGCGTCCCTGGTATGCCGTGCGCACCGCCCTGAGGTCCTCCTGCGTCAGCGCCTCGTGCCAGCGGGCCAGCCGGTCCAGGTAGTCGCTCAGCAGCCCCTCGCGGGCCGCCTGCGGAAGCGGGGCGCCTCCCCGGACGAGCCGCCAGGAGGTGGCCGCCGGCACCGGCAGCTGGTCGGTCTCGTGGTCGACGTTCAGACCGGTGCCCACGACGATGCTGCCGTCGCGGGCCACCTGGGCCAGGACGCCTGCGACCTTGCCGTGGTCCCGGTCCTCGCCGCCGGCCCCCCGCAGCGGGAGCAGCACGTCGTTGGGCCACTTGAGCACCGCGTCGACGGGCCACCTGCTCGCCCGGAGCCCCTCGGCGAGGGCCAGCCCCGCGACGAGCGGGACCCAGCCCATGAGCGCGGGGGCGACGGGCGGCACCACGGCGGAGATCGCCATACCCGTCCCCGGCGGCGAGGACCAGACGCGCCCGCGGCGCCCGCGCCCGGCGGTCTGGTGGTCGGCG
Coding sequences within:
- a CDS encoding biotin--[acetyl-CoA-carboxylase] ligase; translation: MDTLRWAAPEHHESVGSTNELALADPRPGRVVVADHQTAGRGRRGRVWSSPPGTGMAISAVVPPVAPALMGWVPLVAGLALAEGLRASRWPVDAVLKWPNDVLLPLRGAGGEDRDHGKVAGVLAQVARDGSIVVGTGLNVDHETDQLPVPAATSWRLVRGGAPLPQAAREGLLSDYLDRLARWHEALTQEDLRAVRTAYQGRCATIGRAVVVHRPDGGRTTGTAVGVDDSGALLVEGEAGRTLHHAGDVEHLRSQ